The Flavobacterium sp. HJ-32-4 genome contains a region encoding:
- a CDS encoding porin family protein produces the protein MKKLLVCLLFSVVCLPLSAQSLRFGVKAGANFANVDAQDVSTDNMTSWHAGAVLEINVLPTFSIQPEALYSSQGAKVEGAGDFNFDYISVPVLARFYLLPDVLSLDAGPQFSFLVNDDVDETFKTKSFDFAIAGGASVNITKNLFAQARYVVGLTDTTEDAEVTNKVIQLSLGYRF, from the coding sequence ATGAAAAAGCTACTTGTTTGTCTTTTGTTTTCCGTCGTCTGTCTACCGCTCTCCGCACAATCCCTTCGTTTTGGTGTAAAAGCGGGTGCCAATTTTGCCAATGTTGATGCACAGGATGTCTCAACCGACAACATGACCAGTTGGCATGCGGGCGCTGTGCTCGAAATCAATGTTTTGCCTACATTCTCTATCCAGCCGGAGGCGCTTTACAGCTCTCAGGGGGCAAAAGTGGAAGGGGCAGGCGACTTCAATTTCGATTACATATCGGTTCCTGTGTTGGCACGTTTCTACCTCCTCCCGGATGTGCTCAGCCTGGATGCCGGGCCACAATTCTCGTTTCTGGTCAATGATGACGTAGACGAAACCTTCAAAACCAAGTCGTTTGACTTCGCCATCGCAGGCGGTGCGTCCGTCAATATAACCAAGAACCTGTTCGCCCAGGCGCGTTATGTGGTGGGCCTGACCGATACCACCGAAGACGCGGAAGTAACCAATAAAGTCATTCAATTATCATTGGGCTACCGATTCTAA
- a CDS encoding porin family protein gives MKVLPFLSLTALLLATTMVEAQSDNSATTTSGIRFGVKGGVNFATVTGKDFDTPDSRTSFHAGVLTEFPLTEMISLQAEALYSGQGFKSDITGTDGSKVEYQLDYINVPVLVKVFLTTGLSLEVGPQFSFKVNEEIDTDPSDNPGDIDLNAAKDYDFGIAGGVTFRTQGGFFATGRYTYGLTDIIEDADVKNSVFQLGVGFLF, from the coding sequence ATGAAAGTACTACCTTTTTTAAGTCTGACCGCACTCTTACTCGCCACTACAATGGTGGAGGCCCAGTCTGATAATTCCGCTACAACAACATCCGGCATTCGCTTTGGCGTGAAGGGTGGTGTGAACTTTGCAACAGTAACAGGCAAAGACTTCGATACGCCGGATTCACGTACAAGTTTTCACGCGGGTGTTCTGACTGAATTTCCGTTGACTGAGATGATTTCGCTGCAGGCGGAGGCCTTATACTCCGGACAGGGATTTAAGTCGGATATCACCGGTACCGATGGAAGTAAAGTGGAATACCAATTGGATTACATCAACGTTCCGGTATTGGTAAAAGTGTTCCTGACCACTGGATTAAGCCTTGAAGTGGGCCCGCAGTTCAGTTTTAAAGTAAACGAAGAAATCGATACAGATCCGTCGGATAATCCGGGAGATATCGATCTTAATGCTGCAAAAGACTACGACTTCGGTATCGCGGGTGGTGTAACTTTCCGCACGCAGGGCGGATTTTTCGCCACGGGCCGCTATACCTATGGCTTGACCGATATAATAGAGGATGCCGATGTGAAGAACTCGGTTTTCCAGTTGGGCGTAGGTTTCTTGTTCTAG
- a CDS encoding phospho-sugar mutase → MSLDPTLVARANAWLTPTFDKETQAEIRRMMADAPKELEESFYKNLEFGTGGMRGTMGVGTNRINKYTLGKNTQGLSDYLKKSFPGKDIKVVIAFDCRHNSQTLAQVVADVFSANGIKAYLFSDLRPTPELSFALKYLGCQAGIVLTASHNPPEYNGYKVYWEDGGQLVPPQDGEIIDVIEATRYEDIRFAPNPALIEKIDTVIDDAFIASAIANAGFHTPADAKDNLNIVFTSLHGTSITVVPKVLERAGYKNFHVVAEQATPDGDFPTVKSPNPEEPEALTMAMALAEKVHADIVIGTDPDCDRLGVAVRDNDGRLLLLNGNQTMILMTHFLLEKWKQAGKINGKQFIGSTIVSTPMMHDLADAYGVECKVGLTGFKWIAKMIKDFPQLEFIGGGEESFGYMVGDKVRDKDAVASTLLMCEVVAQAKAKGSSAYQELLQAYVQFGFYKEYLVSLTKKGIEGLAEINQMMVDQRINPITELNGQRVVLVEDYKSSVAKNLLTGEEEPIDLPKSDVLIYYTEDGSKIAARPSGTEPKIKFYVSVKTEIGDVTDFAGAEKELDAKIQNILRDLSI, encoded by the coding sequence ATGTCACTCGATCCGACACTGGTGGCCCGGGCGAATGCCTGGCTGACGCCGACTTTTGACAAAGAAACGCAGGCGGAAATCCGTCGTATGATGGCAGATGCGCCGAAAGAACTCGAAGAGAGTTTCTATAAAAACCTCGAATTCGGTACGGGCGGCATGCGGGGCACCATGGGCGTCGGCACCAACCGCATCAACAAGTACACCTTGGGTAAAAACACCCAGGGACTTTCAGACTATCTCAAGAAGTCGTTCCCCGGCAAAGACATAAAGGTCGTAATCGCCTTCGATTGCCGTCACAACAGCCAAACGCTGGCCCAGGTAGTAGCCGATGTGTTTTCGGCAAACGGCATCAAGGCCTATCTGTTCTCAGACCTACGCCCAACACCCGAACTTTCGTTCGCACTGAAATATTTGGGCTGCCAGGCCGGCATTGTATTGACGGCTTCACACAATCCGCCCGAATATAATGGATATAAAGTGTATTGGGAAGACGGCGGCCAACTCGTTCCACCCCAGGACGGCGAGATTATCGACGTGATTGAAGCGACTCGATATGAAGACATCCGCTTTGCGCCCAATCCGGCGTTGATTGAAAAAATCGACACGGTTATCGACGATGCGTTCATTGCATCCGCCATTGCCAATGCCGGTTTCCACACACCAGCGGACGCGAAAGACAACCTGAACATTGTTTTCACCTCTCTGCATGGCACTTCTATAACCGTTGTTCCGAAAGTACTGGAGCGCGCCGGTTATAAAAACTTTCATGTAGTTGCGGAACAGGCAACACCCGATGGCGACTTCCCGACGGTGAAATCACCTAATCCGGAAGAACCGGAGGCCCTTACCATGGCTATGGCACTGGCCGAAAAGGTACATGCCGACATCGTCATCGGTACGGATCCGGACTGCGACCGACTGGGTGTGGCGGTGCGCGACAACGACGGTCGTTTGCTGTTGCTCAATGGCAACCAGACGATGATCCTGATGACGCATTTCCTTCTCGAAAAATGGAAACAGGCCGGAAAAATCAATGGTAAACAGTTCATCGGATCGACCATCGTTTCCACCCCAATGATGCACGATCTGGCCGATGCGTATGGCGTAGAGTGTAAAGTAGGCCTCACCGGTTTCAAATGGATCGCGAAAATGATCAAAGATTTCCCGCAACTCGAATTCATAGGCGGTGGCGAAGAAAGTTTTGGCTATATGGTAGGCGATAAAGTGCGCGACAAAGACGCCGTCGCCTCTACCCTTCTGATGTGTGAAGTCGTGGCGCAGGCCAAAGCGAAGGGCAGTTCTGCCTATCAGGAACTTCTTCAGGCATACGTACAGTTCGGGTTTTATAAGGAGTATCTTGTTTCCCTTACAAAGAAAGGCATCGAAGGACTTGCCGAAATCAACCAAATGATGGTCGACCAACGAATCAATCCGATTACCGAACTCAACGGACAGCGTGTTGTGCTGGTCGAAGATTATAAATCGTCGGTTGCGAAAAACCTCTTGACAGGGGAAGAAGAGCCGATCGACCTTCCGAAATCCGACGTGCTGATTTACTATACGGAAGACGGTTCGAAGATTGCGGCCCGTCCGTCGGGAACGGAACCGAAAATCAAATTTTATGTGAGTGTCAAGACGGAAATCGGCGACGTAACTGACTTTGCCGGTGCCGAGAAAGAACTTGACGCCAAAATCCAAAACATCCTTCGGGATCTTAGCATTTAA
- a CDS encoding ABC transporter ATP-binding protein: MSNLRKILPFAKPYKRYALLNVFFNVLYALFSALSFVALMPMLDVLFGQAEHLRVKPVYKGISHLKTYISDSLNYFLTGIDDKYDTPTMLLVLVAGIIAIFLLKNFFDYMAMFFVTFLKNGVLKDIRNAIYDKTLELPLSFFSEKRKGDVIARISGDVNEIQNSMLSMLELVVKEPLTILFTICVMFSISVKLTIFVFIFIPVSGYIISLIGKQLKKKSNRAQQEQGIFLSTIEETLGGLKVVKSYNAEPHFSQHFRDSTRRYFNLSNSIGNRQNMASPVSEFMGIVVIAMLLWYGGQMVLVEGTLKGSAFITYMGLAYNILTPAKAISKASYSLKRGQAAADRVMEILDQENPIRSKPDALQKTSFDSAITIENIQFKYVRERVLKDFSLTVPKGQTVALVGQSGSGKSTIANLLTRFYDVQEGRIAIDGTDIRDLDLVSLRSLIGLVTQDSILFNDTVAGNVALGKPGATDEDIIEALKVANAYEFVSELPEGIHTNIGDSGNKLSGGQKQRLSIARAVLKNPPIMILDEATSALDTESEKFVQLALENMMQNRTSIVIAHRLSTIQKADLIVVMQKGQISEMGKHDELMKKNGVYRKLVEMQSFES, translated from the coding sequence ATGAGTAACCTCCGAAAGATACTTCCTTTTGCGAAGCCCTATAAGCGCTACGCCTTGTTGAACGTTTTTTTCAACGTGTTGTATGCGTTGTTCAGCGCGCTGTCGTTCGTAGCCCTGATGCCCATGCTGGATGTACTTTTCGGGCAGGCAGAACACCTGCGTGTAAAACCGGTTTACAAGGGCATTTCGCATTTGAAGACCTACATCAGCGACTCGCTCAATTACTTCCTGACAGGAATCGACGATAAGTATGATACGCCGACTATGCTACTCGTGTTGGTGGCGGGCATCATCGCCATCTTCCTGTTGAAGAACTTCTTCGATTATATGGCGATGTTCTTCGTCACTTTCCTGAAAAACGGAGTGTTGAAAGATATCCGCAATGCGATCTACGACAAAACCCTCGAACTGCCACTTTCGTTCTTTTCCGAAAAACGGAAGGGAGACGTGATCGCACGTATTTCGGGCGACGTCAACGAAATCCAGAATTCGATGCTTTCGATGTTGGAATTGGTTGTGAAAGAACCCCTTACCATCTTGTTTACGATTTGCGTCATGTTTTCGATCAGCGTGAAATTGACGATTTTCGTGTTCATATTTATTCCGGTTTCAGGCTACATCATCTCCCTGATTGGCAAGCAACTGAAGAAGAAATCGAACCGGGCGCAACAAGAGCAGGGTATCTTCCTCTCCACCATTGAAGAAACGCTGGGAGGATTGAAAGTGGTGAAAAGCTACAATGCAGAGCCGCATTTCAGCCAACATTTCCGCGATTCAACCCGACGGTATTTCAACTTGTCGAACAGCATCGGCAACCGCCAGAATATGGCGTCGCCGGTCAGTGAGTTCATGGGCATCGTAGTGATTGCCATGTTGCTGTGGTATGGAGGGCAGATGGTATTGGTAGAGGGCACTCTCAAAGGATCGGCCTTTATCACCTATATGGGACTCGCCTACAACATCCTGACACCGGCCAAAGCCATTTCAAAGGCCTCCTATTCGCTGAAACGCGGACAAGCAGCCGCCGATCGGGTGATGGAGATACTCGACCAGGAAAACCCCATCCGCTCGAAGCCGGATGCCCTACAAAAAACATCTTTCGACTCAGCCATTACCATAGAAAATATCCAATTCAAATATGTACGTGAGCGCGTCCTGAAGGATTTTTCCCTGACCGTTCCGAAAGGCCAAACCGTGGCGTTGGTAGGGCAATCAGGAAGTGGAAAGAGTACGATTGCCAACCTCCTCACACGTTTTTACGACGTGCAGGAAGGCCGTATTGCGATTGACGGAACCGACATCCGCGACCTTGATCTGGTGTCGCTGCGATCGTTGATCGGACTTGTGACGCAAGACAGCATCTTGTTCAATGATACCGTTGCGGGAAATGTGGCGTTGGGCAAGCCCGGTGCGACTGACGAAGACATCATCGAAGCGTTGAAAGTGGCAAATGCCTATGAGTTCGTAAGCGAACTTCCGGAAGGCATCCACACCAACATCGGCGACAGCGGCAACAAACTTTCGGGCGGACAAAAGCAGCGCCTCAGCATCGCGCGGGCCGTGTTGAAGAACCCGCCTATCATGATCCTTGATGAGGCGACCTCAGCGCTTGACACCGAAAGTGAAAAGTTCGTGCAATTGGCGTTGGAAAACATGATGCAGAACCGTACCTCAATCGTGATTGCGCACCGTTTGTCAACCATACAGAAAGCCGACCTCATCGTGGTGATGCAAAAAGGCCAAATCTCGGAGATGGGCAAACACGATGAATTGATGAAAAAGAACGGTGTTTACCGCAAACTGGTCGAGATGCAGTCGTTCGAAAGTTAA
- the xerD gene encoding site-specific tyrosine recombinase XerD: MQNWAPYLTHFKNYLRLERALSDNTITNYLFDLERFCLFLETNGITESPLHITSETIQQFLYQLAQEVKPRSQARIISGLKSFFRYLIFENYRKDNPMDLIDAPKLGRKLPDTLSISDIDRLIGAIDLSKEDGERNRAMLETLYGCGLRVSELVTLRLSDLFPEEGFIRVTGKGNKQRFVPIGPATLKYIRFYAEGPRAHLAIQKGHEDTLFLNRRGAGLTRAMVFTIIRRLATAIHLEKRISPHTFRHSFATHLLENGADLRSIQLMLGHESITTTEIYLHLDRTHLSQIINAFHPRK, translated from the coding sequence ATGCAGAACTGGGCTCCTTATCTCACCCATTTTAAGAATTACCTGCGGCTCGAACGTGCCCTTTCGGATAATACGATTACCAATTACCTCTTCGATCTTGAGCGGTTTTGCCTGTTTTTGGAAACGAACGGCATAACCGAAAGCCCGTTACACATTACCAGTGAAACCATCCAGCAATTCCTCTACCAATTGGCACAGGAAGTAAAACCGCGGTCACAGGCCCGCATTATATCCGGACTCAAAAGCTTTTTCCGTTATCTCATCTTCGAAAACTACCGTAAAGACAACCCGATGGATCTCATCGATGCGCCCAAACTCGGACGCAAACTGCCCGATACGCTGAGCATTTCCGATATCGACCGACTAATCGGCGCTATCGACCTCTCAAAAGAAGATGGCGAACGCAATAGGGCGATGCTGGAAACGCTTTACGGGTGTGGACTTCGCGTATCGGAGCTGGTTACGTTGCGGCTGTCGGATCTTTTCCCAGAGGAAGGTTTCATCCGGGTGACGGGAAAGGGTAACAAACAACGCTTCGTTCCCATTGGACCGGCCACGCTGAAGTACATCCGCTTTTACGCCGAGGGGCCCCGGGCACACCTGGCCATCCAGAAGGGACACGAAGACACACTCTTCCTGAACCGACGCGGCGCCGGACTCACGCGTGCCATGGTGTTTACCATTATACGGAGGCTCGCTACCGCAATCCATCTCGAAAAACGGATCAGTCCACACACCTTCCGACACTCGTTTGCTACCCACTTGCTTGAGAACGGTGCTGACCTGCGATCGATTCAGTTGATGCTGGGACATGAGTCAATTACGACCACCGAAATCTACCTCCACCTCGACAGAACGCACCTTTCACAGATTATTAATGCATTTCATCCGAGAAAGTAG
- a CDS encoding DUF2971 domain-containing protein, whose protein sequence is MYTANAHITLPEDGKTLVWKYLDLSKFLDLLLSRKLFMSRSDKFEDQYEGTFSEPTFEEIKKLAHDNPEFLDYYKTHREKVVISSWHINEYESFAMWQIFTQNSEGIAIQSTVERLQRAVEPERQFRQFIGEVNYIDYKKEYIPFDDLFFPFLFKRKSFQYEREVRILTDVTSHEGITINEGLKIDVDLETLIDRIYIHPKSENWYKRLVIELVSKLGFDFRIEKSDLESDILI, encoded by the coding sequence ATGTATACGGCGAACGCGCATATCACGCTGCCGGAAGACGGAAAGACACTCGTCTGGAAATACCTTGACCTTTCGAAATTCCTCGATTTGTTATTATCGCGGAAGCTGTTTATGTCGCGTTCCGACAAGTTCGAAGACCAATACGAGGGGACATTTTCAGAGCCTACCTTTGAAGAAATCAAGAAACTGGCACACGACAATCCGGAATTTCTGGACTATTACAAAACCCACCGCGAAAAAGTCGTCATCAGCAGTTGGCATATCAACGAATACGAATCGTTTGCGATGTGGCAGATTTTCACCCAGAACAGCGAGGGAATTGCGATACAGTCGACCGTCGAACGCCTGCAACGTGCGGTGGAGCCCGAGCGGCAGTTCCGGCAGTTCATCGGTGAAGTCAACTATATTGACTATAAAAAGGAATACATCCCGTTTGATGACCTGTTCTTCCCTTTTCTTTTCAAGCGCAAAAGTTTCCAGTATGAGCGGGAAGTCCGTATCCTCACGGATGTTACCTCCCATGAGGGCATTACCATCAATGAAGGACTCAAAATCGATGTCGACCTTGAAACCCTGATCGACCGAATCTACATCCATCCCAAATCAGAGAACTGGTACAAACGACTGGTCATCGAACTGGTTTCAAAATTGGGCTTCGACTTCCGAATCGAAAAATCAGACCTCGAAAGCGACATCCTAATCTAG
- the rny gene encoding ribonuclease Y produces the protein MDIVSILIGLAAGGGGGFLFAKYMQKKSDTAQVSNAHKEAASIIEAANVKAENIKQDKILQAKEKFIELKAEHEQVILQRDKKVAEVEKRIRDKESMVSNELARTKKLNDEYESKANEYAAKIEALDKKQQEVDRLHKSQLEQLEVISGLSVEEATNQLVEGLRAEARTRAMSYIQDTLEEAKLTAQQEAKKVIISTIQRVGTEEAVENCVSVFNIESDDVKGRIIGREGRNIRALEAATGVEIIVDDTPEAIILSCFDPVRREIARLALHKLVTDGRIHPARIEEVVAKTSKQIEEEIIEVGKRTVIDLGIHGLHPELIKVVGRMKYRSSYGQNLLQHSREVAKLCGLMAAELGLNVKLAKRAGLLHDIGKVPETESDLPHALLGMQWAEKYGEKEEVCNAIGAHHDEIEMTSLISPIIQVCDAISGARPGARRQVLDSYIQRLKDLENIAFGFHGVKSAYAIQAGRELRVIVESEKVSDDKAASLSFDISQKIQTEMTYPGQVKITVIRETRAVNIAK, from the coding sequence ATGGACATCGTATCAATACTCATCGGGCTGGCAGCCGGCGGGGGCGGTGGTTTCCTCTTCGCAAAATACATGCAGAAGAAGAGTGATACCGCACAAGTCTCCAACGCGCACAAAGAAGCCGCTTCGATCATAGAGGCCGCTAATGTAAAAGCGGAAAACATCAAGCAGGACAAGATACTGCAAGCCAAGGAAAAGTTCATCGAACTCAAGGCCGAACACGAACAGGTCATCCTGCAACGCGACAAAAAGGTAGCGGAAGTGGAGAAACGCATCCGCGACAAAGAGTCAATGGTTTCCAACGAATTGGCGCGTACCAAGAAACTCAACGACGAATATGAGAGCAAGGCCAATGAATATGCGGCTAAAATCGAAGCACTCGACAAAAAACAACAGGAAGTCGACCGTCTCCACAAGAGCCAGCTCGAACAACTTGAAGTGATATCCGGACTTTCGGTAGAGGAAGCGACCAACCAATTGGTGGAAGGACTAAGGGCAGAAGCGCGTACACGGGCGATGTCGTATATACAGGACACCCTGGAAGAGGCCAAACTCACCGCACAACAGGAAGCAAAAAAAGTCATCATCAGCACCATCCAACGGGTGGGTACGGAAGAAGCGGTTGAAAACTGCGTGTCTGTTTTCAACATCGAATCAGACGACGTAAAAGGACGTATCATCGGCCGTGAAGGACGTAACATACGCGCACTTGAGGCTGCCACAGGCGTCGAGATTATTGTGGATGACACGCCTGAAGCAATCATTCTTTCCTGCTTTGATCCGGTTCGTCGGGAAATTGCACGGTTGGCGCTGCACAAGCTCGTAACAGACGGACGTATCCACCCGGCCCGTATCGAGGAAGTAGTAGCTAAGACAAGCAAACAAATCGAAGAAGAAATCATCGAAGTGGGAAAACGCACGGTGATCGACCTTGGTATCCACGGTTTACATCCGGAATTGATCAAGGTGGTCGGACGGATGAAATACCGTTCGTCATACGGACAAAACCTGCTCCAGCACTCGCGGGAAGTGGCGAAGTTGTGTGGCCTGATGGCGGCAGAACTCGGACTCAACGTGAAGCTTGCCAAACGCGCCGGTCTCCTTCACGATATTGGAAAAGTGCCAGAAACCGAAAGCGACCTGCCACACGCGCTCTTGGGTATGCAGTGGGCGGAGAAATATGGGGAGAAAGAAGAAGTATGCAACGCCATTGGGGCACACCACGATGAAATTGAAATGACGTCGCTGATTTCACCGATCATCCAGGTATGTGACGCCATCTCAGGTGCCCGTCCGGGTGCGCGTCGTCAGGTATTGGATTCGTATATCCAGCGTCTTAAAGATCTTGAGAACATCGCCTTCGGGTTCCACGGGGTGAAAAGTGCGTACGCGATCCAGGCGGGCCGTGAACTCCGTGTGATCGTAGAAAGCGAAAAGGTATCCGATGATAAGGCTGCCAGCCTGTCTTTTGACATATCGCAGAAGATACAGACAGAGATGACGTATCCAGGGCAGGTAAAGATTACCGTAATCCGTGAAACGCGCGCCGTCAATATCGCGAAATAA
- a CDS encoding type II 3-dehydroquinate dehydratase: protein MTIAIINGPNLNLLGKREPDIYGNTDFETFYNHLIQRFPDVTFRYFQSNVEGELINQIQEAGFSADGIILNAAAYTHTSVGIGDAVKAIPAPVIEVHISNTFSRETFRHQSFVSPHAKGVIIGLGLEGYALAVQALRRH from the coding sequence ATGACGATCGCTATCATCAACGGCCCGAACCTGAACCTGCTGGGTAAAAGAGAACCCGACATCTATGGGAACACAGATTTTGAGACGTTTTATAACCATTTGATCCAGCGTTTTCCGGATGTCACCTTCCGTTATTTCCAAAGTAATGTGGAAGGGGAACTCATCAATCAAATTCAGGAGGCGGGTTTTTCCGCTGATGGTATTATACTTAATGCAGCGGCCTACACGCATACTTCTGTAGGGATTGGCGATGCGGTAAAGGCGATTCCCGCACCCGTGATCGAAGTACATATCTCCAATACGTTTTCGCGCGAGACGTTTCGCCACCAGTCATTCGTTTCGCCACATGCTAAAGGGGTAATTATTGGCCTAGGACTTGAAGGGTATGCACTGGCCGTGCAGGCCTTACGGCGTCACTAG
- a CDS encoding response regulator has translation MRKFKDIYVVDDDKIYHFILRNLLQKNDICTETSFFENGQDALQNLKEKVVTNEFPDLILLDINMPIMDGWQFLEEYRKLKENYDIPTKVYMVTSSVDTVDKARAQFFEKEIAKYYVKPINEHDLSRIFAN, from the coding sequence ATGAGGAAGTTTAAAGACATATATGTGGTTGACGACGATAAAATCTATCATTTTATCCTTCGAAACCTATTACAGAAGAACGACATCTGCACAGAAACCTCTTTTTTTGAAAATGGTCAGGATGCACTCCAGAACCTGAAAGAAAAAGTGGTGACCAACGAATTCCCTGATCTTATCCTTCTTGACATCAATATGCCTATCATGGATGGATGGCAGTTTTTGGAAGAATACCGAAAGCTGAAGGAAAACTACGATATCCCCACGAAGGTGTACATGGTGACCTCATCAGTTGATACGGTTGACAAAGCCCGCGCCCAATTCTTCGAAAAAGAAATAGCGAAATATTACGTAAAGCCCATCAACGAACACGATCTTTCCCGCATTTTCGCAAACTGA
- a CDS encoding cell division protein ZapA: MDEKLKIRISIADRMYPLTVDPSQEEGLRRASKKIDAMIRQFEENYAVRDKQDVLAMCALQFASQLEQKQIDTTADSSDAHDRLKELNSRLAEYLSK; encoded by the coding sequence ATGGACGAAAAGCTCAAAATCAGGATTTCGATAGCCGACAGGATGTATCCGCTGACGGTCGACCCTTCGCAGGAAGAAGGCCTTCGGCGTGCCTCGAAGAAAATAGATGCGATGATCCGGCAGTTCGAAGAGAACTATGCCGTCCGTGACAAACAGGATGTACTGGCCATGTGTGCCCTGCAGTTTGCATCACAACTCGAGCAGAAGCAAATCGACACCACCGCTGACAGTTCCGATGCCCATGACCGGCTGAAGGAACTCAATTCGCGGTTGGCCGAGTATCTGTCCAAATAA
- a CDS encoding outer membrane beta-barrel protein — MKKLIFAAAALFAFGVSNAQETESSEGFKNGDIFISGSFNIGSSKYTDSGNYKESSFSVAPSVGFFVTDNIAIGGTIGYASSKVTENEGDASTKVNTLSVGAFGRYYTTPASKFSVFGQLGVAYSSTDFDALDYKVNGFGVVLSPGVNYFLNKNFAIEASWGALSYATAKPDFDGAESSNSFNFGLDLDNINFGLLYKF, encoded by the coding sequence ATGAAAAAACTAATCTTTGCTGCTGCGGCACTTTTCGCTTTCGGCGTTTCTAACGCTCAAGAAACTGAAAGTTCTGAAGGATTCAAAAATGGTGACATTTTTATCTCAGGCTCTTTCAACATCGGTTCAAGCAAGTACACTGACAGTGGAAACTACAAAGAGTCTTCTTTCTCTGTAGCTCCAAGCGTAGGGTTCTTCGTAACTGACAACATTGCAATCGGAGGTACTATTGGGTACGCTTCTTCTAAAGTAACTGAAAATGAAGGTGACGCTTCTACAAAAGTTAATACGCTTAGCGTAGGTGCTTTTGGTCGTTACTACACTACACCAGCTTCGAAGTTCTCTGTTTTCGGACAATTGGGTGTTGCGTACTCTTCAACTGATTTTGATGCCCTTGACTACAAAGTGAACGGCTTCGGCGTTGTATTGTCTCCAGGCGTGAACTACTTCCTGAACAAAAACTTCGCTATCGAAGCGTCTTGGGGTGCGTTGAGCTACGCTACAGCGAAACCTGATTTCGACGGAGCTGAGTCTTCTAACAGCTTCAACTTCGGCCTTGATCTTGATAACATCAACTTCGGCCTGCTTTACAAATTCTAA
- a CDS encoding glycosyltransferase family 2 protein: MDLSVVIPLLNEHESLPELHSWIARVMAENGFSYEILFIDDGSTDGSWDIIEHLSRVNPEVKGIRFLTNFGKSQALHAGFAQAEGNVVITMDADLQDSPDEIPELYRMITQDGYDLVSGWKKKRYDSVVSKNLPSKLFNWAARRTSGVQLHDFNCGLKAYKKVVVKNVEVSGEMHRYIPVLAKNAGFSKITEKAVSHQARKYGSTKFGMNRFINGFLDLITIWFLSRFGKRPMHLFGALGSLMFIVGFLAAGFIGVNKLLRLYTHKPTILVTDNPWFYISLATMVIGTQLFLAGFLGEIILRTKNNDKNYKIAEQLNI; this comes from the coding sequence ATGGATCTATCCGTCGTCATTCCCTTACTGAACGAACACGAGTCTTTACCGGAACTACATAGTTGGATTGCGCGTGTGATGGCCGAAAACGGCTTTTCTTACGAAATCCTCTTCATCGACGACGGCAGCACCGACGGTTCCTGGGATATCATTGAACATCTCTCTCGGGTGAACCCGGAAGTAAAAGGCATCCGTTTCCTGACCAACTTCGGGAAATCGCAGGCCCTGCATGCCGGCTTCGCACAGGCAGAAGGCAATGTCGTTATCACCATGGACGCCGACCTGCAGGACAGTCCGGATGAAATCCCGGAACTCTACCGCATGATTACACAAGATGGGTACGACCTCGTATCCGGCTGGAAGAAGAAACGCTACGATTCAGTAGTGTCGAAAAACCTTCCTTCCAAACTCTTCAACTGGGCCGCGCGGCGTACGTCCGGAGTGCAGTTGCATGATTTCAACTGTGGATTGAAAGCCTATAAAAAGGTGGTGGTCAAGAACGTCGAGGTATCTGGTGAAATGCACCGTTACATTCCCGTACTGGCCAAAAATGCCGGATTTTCGAAGATTACCGAAAAAGCGGTTTCCCACCAGGCCCGGAAATACGGAAGCACGAAGTTCGGGATGAACCGTTTCATCAATGGCTTCCTCGACCTTATTACCATCTGGTTTCTCTCGCGGTTCGGAAAACGTCCTATGCACCTTTTCGGCGCTCTGGGATCGCTGATGTTCATCGTGGGCTTTCTGGCGGCCGGTTTCATCGGGGTCAACAAATTGCTCCGTCTTTACACGCACAAACCCACCATATTGGTGACCGACAACCCCTGGTTCTATATTTCACTGGCCACCATGGTCATTGGCACCCAGCTTTTTCTGGCGGGATTCCTGGGGGAAATCATTCTTCGCACGAAGAACAACGACAAGAATTACAAGATAGCCGAACAACTAAATATCTGA